GTGTTATATCTTAAAGAGCCCCCTATTAATCGATAGGTTCGAATTACCGGGAATTATGTCTGATCGTCTATGAATGCAATTAATCAATTACTCGACAGCTTAAAAATAGAAGCCAATGTGCACCACAATGGCCAGTATTGTGGCAATTGGGCGGTGGATACCTCCGGTACGCGGCAAATGACGTTTCATGTGGTCTCCAGGGGCAAGTGCTTTTTTAAGTTTGACGGCGAAGCCATCGAGCTAAACGAAGGTGATGCTGTGTTTATGCCTTCTGACGCAAAGCACTGCATCACTAATTTGCTGAATAGCCACCCTGCCGTTAATCAGGTTGAAGCCTTACCTATGACCCACAGCCTGGAAGAAGAGTCTACTGGTTTGGTCTGCGGCAACTTTGCTCACCAACATCCGATATTTGAAAAGCTTGTTACTCAGATGCCTAAGTTAATTGTCGTGCGACACAGCGACCAGGGTGCAACTCGCCGTATTATTGATCTGATTCTGGAAGAGTCTCAAACATCGGGCCAACACACGAATGTCTTATTAAATCGTTTAGCCGACTGCCTGTTTTATCTACTGGTCAGGGATAGCCTGGATACCGCCACCGGCGTGTTTGCCGCGTTATCCCACCCACAATTATGCGCTGCCATGGAGCTTATCCACCAACAGAGCAGCGGCCAACGCCTCAGTTTAGATGAACTCGCCAGTGCTGCTGCGCTGTCCCGATCGGCATTTTCCAGCTTATTCAAAGAGGTGGTTGAACAATCACCGATGGACTACCTAACACAATGGCGTATGACTCAGGCCTATCGTTGGCTAGCGGATGAAGGCATCACCACTCTGGATGCGGCACTGCGCTGCGGTTATGAAAATGAATCCTCTTTTTCCAAAGCCTTTAAACGGGTGATGGGAGTCGGCCCCGGGCAGGCACGCGCCAGAACTGAAGCGGAATAAGCTCAGGCACAGATTCAAAGGATGATAGTGGCTAGGTGCCAGACGCTTCGCTTGCTAGAAAAAGCAACGTCAAAAGCCGTAGCTCATTAAAGAGGTCAGAGCTCTTTTTGGGCCATATACAAACACCCGTCTTACAAAGTACGTTTTCCCCCTATTGATAAAGAAGGCTCTTCGAGCAAGCGACGCAGTCGCGTCGAACTACGAACAACGAGCTACGGCTTTATGCACTCAGTGCTTTAAGCGCATGTTCTGGATCCGCTTCGACAACCCGCAAAAGTGATCGCGCTGCTCCCGTGGGGTGTCGACGCCCTTGCTCCCAGTTTTCTATTGTGCGTTTACTCACGCCGAGAATGAATGCAAACTTTTCCTGAGAAACTCCTAAACGCTCACGAATAGCCTTAACTTCAGGGTCGGGAAAATCAAAGGTCCGAGATGCTTTTTTATTTTCTTTTACAATCTCATCCATCTGCTGAACGCTTTCTAAAAGCTCATCAAACATTTCATTATTCATTGTTGCCACCTTTCAACTATGGCTTTCAATTGTGCCAATTGTGCTTTAGTTAAGTTGTCTTGTTTGCCCTTAGGGTATACATACAACATGCGAATATGATGGTCATCAACTACCCAATAGTAGATTACGCGTATACCACCACTTTTCCCCGTCCCTTGTACACTCCAGCGGATTTTCCGAAGCCCGCCGGATTCTTTTATCAGATCCCCTGAAGCTGGACGACTTATAAGCACTTCCTGGAGGTTTTTATATTCGTCATCACTCAGCATCTCTTTGATGAGCTTTGTGAATACAGCGGTTTCGACAATAACCATTTATTCTCCATTCATTATACGCCAATGGCGTACTACTATCCATGCTCGAAAAGCGACAGGGTAAGAGTCATTGATTTAATCGTAAACAAGCGTACAGACATGCCTGGCAATACTTACAAAGGGCATAATAGAGATGAGACAGTAAAGTGAACGTTGTGAACATCGCGATCTCCCTTAAGACAAAAACGAGAATGCCCAACGCACCCTTAGCAGAGTGTCGTATCGCACCAACGTTTCTTACAAATCCTTTTGTATCTAATGTCTTGCACTGAACTGCAAAACACGCCTTATCTAACGATAAAACCAGCATAACCGCTGGGATTGAAAAAAAAACCATATACAAATAGCCTTCTTACAACACACAGAACATAAACACTTACCATTGAGCCTATTAAGAAGGTTCTTTCTAGCCACTAGCCACGAACAAGTCACGCTCTTTGTGACGTTCTAGCCACTGCCCTTACTCATGACTAGCAATCAGTCTCAGCGCTACCCCCGCCGCCGCGGTACGGTTCTCAACACCCAGTTTAGGGAAGATCTGTTCCAGGTGTTTGTTGATAGTCCGCGGGCTGATTTCCAGAATCTCGGCGATCTCCCGATTGGTTTTACCGTTCGCTAGCCAGAAGAGTACTTCAGCTTCCCGCTCGGTTAGTTCCAGTTCCTGTTTTAATAGCTCAGCACCGGTTGGTTTTTTGCCATCGATTAACTGCATTAAGACTTCGCCGTTACTTTGGTAACCGATGAGCTTCAGTGTCAGTGGATATTCCAGATCTCGCACCGACATGCGGTCTTGTTCTGCTGGGCTGTGGGCCAGCCAGCTACGAATCTGGGGTAACAGGCATTCCGCCTGAATCTGTTCTGTCACCTCTGCGCGATTGAATAAAGAGTATGCCCTGGGTGTTGCCCAGCGAATCTGGCCCTCACCAATGGTCAGCAGGTGCTGCCCGGTGCTATCCAACGCGCTGTGAACACTGCTGGTTTGGCGGGCATTACCCAGATGTACACGAATGCGGGCCAGTAGTTCATTGGGGCTGATCGGCTTCGTCAGGTAATCCACACCGCCAGAGTCCAGCCCCCGGACAATATCATCGGTATCGGTGAGGCCGGTCATAAAGACCACCGGAATCGCGGCCAGATCCGGATCGGCTTTAAGCTGTTTACAGGTTTCAAAACCATCCAGCACCGGCATAACCGCGTCCATCAGAATGATATCGGGGCGGATTCGCTTACAGATCGTCAGTGCCTGACGGCCTTCAAGGGCGACAAGAACATCAAGACCCGCGCCTTCCAGCGCATCGTTAATCAGGCTTAGTGCGTTAGGCGAATCGTCCACCACCAGCACTACATCATTTCGCATCGGTTCCATCTCAGTCATATTCATTAGCCCTTGCTCATTAGCCCTTACTCATTAGCTCTGAGTCTCCAGATAGATCACAAGCTTATCGAACAGGAAGTTTTCACTAAGTTCCCTCAGGTGGGCTAACGCCCCTGTGGATATAATCCCCAGCCCTTCAATCTCTTTCAGACACTGCACCACCCCTTTGCGATAACCCAGTTCGGCGCAGTTTTTCAGCTCAAGTATCAAAGGATGGTCTGGCTGGCTGATCGCCTTGCCAGCGTCAGCAGTATCCTCGGTAATACTGTCAGACAGGTGCCCAGCCGATGTTAGTTCTGCAGGTGTTATTGAACTTTGAGGATCGGACTCACCCCGGTAGATCCATTTCAATTCCAGATACTTACCCAGGGTTTCGAGCAGATGATGGTTAGCCACCGGTTTCACCAGGTAATCATCGTAACTCTCATGCCCTTCTTCCCCTGCGGACAGCTCCCGTGCATCGGCCGACAACATCACTATCTTCCCGGGGACTTTGCGCTGCCGCAGAATACTCGCCAACTGCAGACCGGACATCCCCGGCATAGAGATATCCAGCAGGAACAGATCCGGCTCTGTCTTCTGTAGTTGTGACAAACAGCTATCCGCATCCGGGGCTTCCATAATACTGAACCCAAGCGGCATCAGAATATCCGCCAGCAGGCCGCGCAATACCGGGTCATCATCCACCAGACAGAGCGTCCTTTTATAACCTTCGTAGCCGATGATGCGTCTTTCCTGCAATACTGGTGTTAACTCCTCATTACTCACCCAGGGCAGCATCATCGAGACTTTGAAACAACTCCCCTGCCCAGGGTTACTCTCAACCTGCAGATCGCCCCCCATAATGTCGGTCAACAGATTAACAATGGTCAGCCCCAGCCCCGTGCCGGGCAGATGAGCCGTATCCCGGTTACGGATGCGTTCAAAGGGTGCAAATATTCGCTGCAATTGATACTCATCGATACCGGGGCCGGTATCCCGGATGGCAAACTCCGCCACCTGATTACGGTAATGAATATCAAAATCCACCCGACCATTCGGGGTATATTTGATCGCATTGGAAAGCAGATTAATCAGAATCTGCCGCAAACGTTTTTCATCGGTAACGATACGTTGTGGCAGTGGGTTGGCAATATGACAGTTGAATTCGATACCTTTCTGTAACGCCTGCATACGAAACATCTCGGCCAGTTGTTCAATAAGCTCCGGCAGATTGACCTGATTACGATAGAGATCTAAGCGCCCCGCTTCGATCTTAGAGATATCCAGTAAGCCCTCGATCAGGTCGGTCAGATAGAGGCCACTACGGTGGATAATATCCAGACCCCGCTGTTGATCTTCCTGCAGTTCAGTACGCTCACGCAATAACTGTGCATAACCCAGTATCGATTGCAGCGGCGTACGCAACTCATGACTAATCCCCGACAGATAGCGACTCTTAGCCGCATTAGACCGCTCGGCTAACTCTTTAGCCTGCTGCAACTCAAGGTCGGTTTTCTCGTGGGCGTCGATCTCCCGGGTCAGTTTCATGGTTTGCCGGTTGGATTCCTGCTGAGCCACCACCCGACTTTCGTGAGCCAGCAAGAACAACCAGGTCACGACACCCGAGGCAATAAACAGAGTGAAAAACAGCGTCCAGATCGTTTGTAAGACCAGCGCCGTTTCTTCCGGGGTTTGCGGTGCTAACTGCCGGAATATAATCGCCAGCAACACAGCCAACACCAGATTTACCACCAGTAACAGGGTAACAAACTTACCCAAACGCGAACTGACCAGCTTTACCGTCCGCCGGGGTAGCAGCAGATGAAGCATCTCCATCACCTGCCGGGAAAGCCGCGCCTTAGGTTTGCAGTTATCCAGACAACGCACATCCAGCGAACAACAGAGGGAGCAGATCGGCAGATCATAGGCGGGACAAAAGCTCATATCCTCCCGCTCAAAATCATTCTCACAGATACCACAGGTAACGATGCTGACATTGCGGGTTTGCCCGACAACCGGCACCAGACGGATATACTGCTTCAAGTCTTCGTTGGTACGGGCAATATAGTAACGACCACCGGTCAGCCAGGCGATCAGCGGCACACAGACAAAACAGCTCGCCAGGCTGACAAAGTGGCAAAGATTGCGGGCTTCTTCGCCAAACAGGCCGAGATAACTCAGCATTCCCAGTGTCGTAGAGATCACCATCGACCCCATACCGACCGGGTTGATGTCATACAGATGACCCCGTTTAAACTCGATACCCGGTGGACTCAGCCCCAGCGGCTTATTGATTAGCAGGTCTGCCGACAAGGACGCCAGCCAGCTGATCGCAATAATGGCAAAGATACCCAGAATCGCTTCCAGTGCCTGATAGATACCCAGCTCCATCAGGATCAGGGCGATAGTCACATTAAACACCAGCCAGACCACCCGCCCCGGATGACTGTGGGTCAGTCGTGAAAAGAAGTTAGACCAGGCGATAGACCCGGCATAGGCGTTGGTGACATTGATCTTCATCTGGCAGACCACCACCATCAATGCTGCCAGCAGCAGTGCAATCTCGGGGGAGCCGGTCATCAGCTGAAACACCCGCTGATACATATAGGTGGGATCTGAAGCTTCCTGAACACTCATTCCCTGTGTGATCGCCAGATAGGCAAGAAAGGAACCCAGGAGCATTTTTATCATCCCGGTAAACACCCAGCCAGGACCGGCCATAATCAGCCAAAACCACCACTGACGCTTATTCTCTTCAGTTTTCTCCGGCATAAACCGCAGATAATCCACCTGTTCGCCTATCTGCGCAAACAGCGCAAAGAACACGGATACCGCGGCACCAAACATAATGATGTCAAACTCACCGCTGGCGGTAGCGGCCATCCCCGGGCTGAACTCAGTCCAGCCCTGCAAACTATCAAATTCAAACCAGAGCACCACCACAATAGCTGCCAGTTGCAGCGCTACCCAGAGATTATGCGTTCCCACCTGAAACCGACTAATCGCCGTTATGCCGTGAGTAACGATGGGGATAACCGCCACCGCACAGAGCAGATAACCCACCGCTAACGGAATACCAAACAAGGCTTTCAGCGCCGAGGCCAGAATCGCCGCTTCAATAGCAAAGAAGATAAAGGTGAACGAAGCATAGATAAGGGAGGTCAGTGTAGAACCCAGATAACCAAACCCCGCACCCCGGGTTAACAGATCGATATCCAGCCCATGTTTGGCAGAGTAGTAAGCGATAGGAAACCCGGTGATAAACAGCACCAGACAGACCGCCAGCATCGCGATAACCGTATTGGTAAAGCCATAACTGAGTGTTACCGCTGCAGCCAACCCCTCAAGCGCCAGAAATGATGCAGCCCCCAGCGCAGTTTTACCCACCCGGGAGATACTCATATGACGCCCTTTACGCGCAGTAAAACGAAGCGCGTAATCCTCCAGCGTCTGATCAGCAAC
The genomic region above belongs to Amphritea japonica ATCC BAA-1530 and contains:
- a CDS encoding ATP-binding protein, with translation MPAFQKILKVRRHYNKWVADQTLEDYALRFTARKGRHMSISRVGKTALGAASFLALEGLAAAVTLSYGFTNTVIAMLAVCLVLFITGFPIAYYSAKHGLDIDLLTRGAGFGYLGSTLTSLIYASFTFIFFAIEAAILASALKALFGIPLAVGYLLCAVAVIPIVTHGITAISRFQVGTHNLWVALQLAAIVVVLWFEFDSLQGWTEFSPGMAATASGEFDIIMFGAAVSVFFALFAQIGEQVDYLRFMPEKTEENKRQWWFWLIMAGPGWVFTGMIKMLLGSFLAYLAITQGMSVQEASDPTYMYQRVFQLMTGSPEIALLLAALMVVVCQMKINVTNAYAGSIAWSNFFSRLTHSHPGRVVWLVFNVTIALILMELGIYQALEAILGIFAIIAISWLASLSADLLINKPLGLSPPGIEFKRGHLYDINPVGMGSMVISTTLGMLSYLGLFGEEARNLCHFVSLASCFVCVPLIAWLTGGRYYIARTNEDLKQYIRLVPVVGQTRNVSIVTCGICENDFEREDMSFCPAYDLPICSLCCSLDVRCLDNCKPKARLSRQVMEMLHLLLPRRTVKLVSSRLGKFVTLLLVVNLVLAVLLAIIFRQLAPQTPEETALVLQTIWTLFFTLFIASGVVTWLFLLAHESRVVAQQESNRQTMKLTREIDAHEKTDLELQQAKELAERSNAAKSRYLSGISHELRTPLQSILGYAQLLRERTELQEDQQRGLDIIHRSGLYLTDLIEGLLDISKIEAGRLDLYRNQVNLPELIEQLAEMFRMQALQKGIEFNCHIANPLPQRIVTDEKRLRQILINLLSNAIKYTPNGRVDFDIHYRNQVAEFAIRDTGPGIDEYQLQRIFAPFERIRNRDTAHLPGTGLGLTIVNLLTDIMGGDLQVESNPGQGSCFKVSMMLPWVSNEELTPVLQERRIIGYEGYKRTLCLVDDDPVLRGLLADILMPLGFSIMEAPDADSCLSQLQKTEPDLFLLDISMPGMSGLQLASILRQRKVPGKIVMLSADARELSAGEEGHESYDDYLVKPVANHHLLETLGKYLELKWIYRGESDPQSSITPAELTSAGHLSDSITEDTADAGKAISQPDHPLILELKNCAELGYRKGVVQCLKEIEGLGIISTGALAHLRELSENFLFDKLVIYLETQS
- a CDS encoding type II toxin-antitoxin system RelE/ParE family toxin, translated to MVIVETAVFTKLIKEMLSDDEYKNLQEVLISRPASGDLIKESGGLRKIRWSVQGTGKSGGIRVIYYWVVDDHHIRMLYVYPKGKQDNLTKAQLAQLKAIVERWQQ
- a CDS encoding AraC family transcriptional regulator, with translation MNAINQLLDSLKIEANVHHNGQYCGNWAVDTSGTRQMTFHVVSRGKCFFKFDGEAIELNEGDAVFMPSDAKHCITNLLNSHPAVNQVEALPMTHSLEEESTGLVCGNFAHQHPIFEKLVTQMPKLIVVRHSDQGATRRIIDLILEESQTSGQHTNVLLNRLADCLFYLLVRDSLDTATGVFAALSHPQLCAAMELIHQQSSGQRLSLDELASAAALSRSAFSSLFKEVVEQSPMDYLTQWRMTQAYRWLADEGITTLDAALRCGYENESSFSKAFKRVMGVGPGQARARTEAE
- a CDS encoding DNA-binding response regulator — its product is MNMTEMEPMRNDVVLVVDDSPNALSLINDALEGAGLDVLVALEGRQALTICKRIRPDIILMDAVMPVLDGFETCKQLKADPDLAAIPVVFMTGLTDTDDIVRGLDSGGVDYLTKPISPNELLARIRVHLGNARQTSSVHSALDSTGQHLLTIGEGQIRWATPRAYSLFNRAEVTEQIQAECLLPQIRSWLAHSPAEQDRMSVRDLEYPLTLKLIGYQSNGEVLMQLIDGKKPTGAELLKQELELTEREAEVLFWLANGKTNREIAEILEISPRTINKHLEQIFPKLGVENRTAAAGVALRLIASHE
- the nadS gene encoding NadS family protein, coding for MNNEMFDELLESVQQMDEIVKENKKASRTFDFPDPEVKAIRERLGVSQEKFAFILGVSKRTIENWEQGRRHPTGAARSLLRVVEADPEHALKALSA